In the Sus scrofa isolate TJ Tabasco breed Duroc chromosome 8, Sscrofa11.1, whole genome shotgun sequence genome, cctcccatcctcagCATCAGGCGGCTGCTCATGTCCCAGGCCGACGAGATGACTGCCAATGAGGTTTGGTCCCTcgccccctccttccccaagTCCCTCTGTGAAGCCCAAGCATGGCCCTCAgggctcgggggggggggggcaggaggaagatgcaccccagcccccagaggCTGTAGCATGGGATGGGTGGGACACCCAGTGTCCAGGAGGGGAACacctgccctggccccaccccttGTTCTGCAGGGTCTCTCCCCCACCTTCCTTCCCCCCAGGCACAGAAACAAGACAGCCTGGAGCCCTGCAATTATAGCCAGTGCATGTAATTCGCCCGCTAGCTGTGGCCTTGGGgacactcccactccctcccactcctgcctGGGCCCCACACTCCACTGCCAAACTCCTAGGTTGACCAGATGTTCCAGTTCTCCACCGTTGATGCTGCAGGAAACCTGGACTACAAGGCTTTGAGCTACATGTTCACCCATGGGGAGGAGAAGGAGTGAGGGGCACCCCCACCAGGCTGTGGTCAGTTCAATAAATGTGAATCCACAAACCTGCCTGTGAGTGTCTCTGCTGGGGGAGTAGGTGTCTCCTGGGGCCcacccctggcctcccctccagcccagcctgTGCTAGCACCGGCTGGGTGTCTGGTCATTCAGTGGTCAGAAGAGCTGGAGAGTGGCTCTGGGATGGGCTCCTTCGAGGCAGGCCT is a window encoding:
- the MYL5 gene encoding myosin light chain 5 isoform X1, which gives rise to MLKEASGPINFNMFLNMFGEKLSGTDAEETTLNAFKMLDPDGKGSIHKDYIRRLLMSQADEMTANEVWSLAPSFPKSLCEAQAWPSGLGGGGAGGRCTPAPRGCSMGWVGHPVSRRGTPALAPPLVLQGLSPTFLPPRHRNKTAWSPAIIASACNSPASCGLGDTPTPSHSCLGPTLHCQTPRLTRCSSSPPLMLQETWTTRL